In Carassius gibelio isolate Cgi1373 ecotype wild population from Czech Republic chromosome B2, carGib1.2-hapl.c, whole genome shotgun sequence, a single genomic region encodes these proteins:
- the LOC127950511 gene encoding E3 ubiquitin-protein ligase TRIM63 isoform X4, whose translation MESLERQLICPICLEIFTKPVVILPCQHNLCRKCANDIFQASNPYLPTRGGSTLGSGGRFRCPSCRHEVVLDRHGVYGLQRNLLVENIIDMYKQESSSSSKPEPELKNDVLMCEEHQDEKINIYCVTCSVPTCSLCKVFGSHQSCEVAPLKSVYETQKTELSDGVAVLVGNNDRIQGIISQLEESCRSVEENGRRQKSRVCEWFDRLYALLEERRGELTLKITAEQQEKLDYIGGLQRKYREHLDNTAKLVETGIQTMEESEMAIFLQNTKPLLQKIAEGRNVSHLEKVERGYENMDHFTVNFSPERKAILSIDFTKDGDDSEEDDDEEEELAGTVIPETQTSSVAMPAPAQQRKTPVPNPPPIAASGATPIPTLQRHTPVPASPPMAADSSLMSAKPTQSVNTNSSENTPLFKPNPDSSLNSSTDAPAQVTPDLNQTSEDGPRHVFSFSWLNMPK comes from the exons ATGGAGAGTTTGGAGAGACAGCTGATATGCCCTATTTGCCTTGAGATCTTCACCAAACCGGTGGTGATCTTACCGTGCCAGCACAACCTCTGCCGCAAATGTGCCAATGACATCTTTCAG GCCTCAAACCCCTACTTGCCCACACGAGGAGGTTCTACATTGGGCTCTGGCGGCCGGTTCCGCTGCCCATCCTGTAGGCATGAAGTGGTTCTGGATAGGCATGGGGTGTATGGCCTGCAGAGGAACCTGCTGGTGGAGAACATCATAGATATGTACAAACAGGAATCCAGCAG CAGCAGTAAGCCTGAACCAGAACTGAAGAATGATGTGTTGATGTGTGAGGAGCATCAGGATGAGAAGATTAATATATATTGTGTGACCTGCTCTGTTCCCACTTGTTCACTTTGTAAAGTCTTTGGGAGTCATCAGTCCTGTGAAGTTGCTCCACTCAAATCTGTTTACGAAACACAGAAA ACTGAGTTGTCTGATGGCGTTGCTGTGTTGGTTGGCAACAATGACAGAATTCAGGGCATCATCAGTCAGCTAGAGGAAAGCTGCAGATCTGTGGAG GAGAATGGACGTCGGCAGAAGTCTCGTGTATGCGAGTGGTTTGATCGTCTGTATGCTCTTCTGGAAGAGCGCAGAGGAGAACTCACACTGAAGATCACCGCAGAACAGCAGGAGAAACTTGACTACATCGGTGGCCTACAGCGCAA GTACAGAGAGCACCTGGATAACACCGCCAAACTAGTGGAGACAGGAATTCAGACGATGGAGGAATCTGAGATGGCCATCTTCCTGCag AACACGAAGCCTCTACTACAAAA GATAGCAGAAGGCAGGAATGTTTCTCATTTAGAAAAGGTGGAACGTGGATATGAAAATATGGATCATTTCACAGTAAACTTCAGCCCTGAACGAAAAGCAATACTCAGCATAGATTTTACCAAAG ATGGTGATGACAgtgaagaggatgatgatgaggaggaagaATTAGCAGGTACTGTTATTCCAGAGACTCAGACATCTTCAGTGGCTATGCCTGCCCCGGCCCAGCAGAGGAAAACCCCTGTACCGAATCCTCCACCCATTGCAGCTTCAGGGGCTACACCCATCCCAACCCTGCAGAGACACACCCCTGTTCCAGCCTCTCCACCAATGGCAGCCGACTCCTCACTGATGTCAGCAAAACCTACCCAATCAGTGAACACCAACTCATCAGAGAACACACCCTTATTTAAACCCAATCCAGACTCCAGTCTCAACTCTTCCACAGATGCACCTGCTCAG GTAACTCCCGATCTCAACCAGACATCCGAGGATGGCCCACGCCACGTTTTCTCTTTTTCCTGGTTAAATatgccaaaataa
- the LOC127950511 gene encoding E3 ubiquitin-protein ligase TRIM63 isoform X1 has protein sequence MESLERQLICPICLEIFTKPVVILPCQHNLCRKCANDIFQASNPYLPTRGGSTLGSGGRFRCPSCRHEVVLDRHGVYGLQRNLLVENIIDMYKQESSSSSKPEPELKNDVLMCEEHQDEKINIYCVTCSVPTCSLCKVFGSHQSCEVAPLKSVYETQKTELSDGVAVLVGNNDRIQGIISQLEESCRSVEENGRRQKSRVCEWFDRLYALLEERRGELTLKITAEQQEKLDYIGGLQRKYREHLDNTAKLVETGIQTMEESEMAIFLQNTKPLLQKIAEGRNVSHLEKVERGYENMDHFTVNFSPERKAILSIDFTKDGDDSEEDDDEEEELAGTVIPETQTSSVAMPAPAQQRKTPVPNPPPIAASGATPIPTLQRHTPVPASPPMAADSSLMSAKPTQSVNTNSSENTPLFKPNPDSSLNSSTDAPAQPHGSSEVLPSPAVFGFTADMCPERHLEHHLPPASLLDPVCVFLGASSC, from the exons ATGGAGAGTTTGGAGAGACAGCTGATATGCCCTATTTGCCTTGAGATCTTCACCAAACCGGTGGTGATCTTACCGTGCCAGCACAACCTCTGCCGCAAATGTGCCAATGACATCTTTCAG GCCTCAAACCCCTACTTGCCCACACGAGGAGGTTCTACATTGGGCTCTGGCGGCCGGTTCCGCTGCCCATCCTGTAGGCATGAAGTGGTTCTGGATAGGCATGGGGTGTATGGCCTGCAGAGGAACCTGCTGGTGGAGAACATCATAGATATGTACAAACAGGAATCCAGCAG CAGCAGTAAGCCTGAACCAGAACTGAAGAATGATGTGTTGATGTGTGAGGAGCATCAGGATGAGAAGATTAATATATATTGTGTGACCTGCTCTGTTCCCACTTGTTCACTTTGTAAAGTCTTTGGGAGTCATCAGTCCTGTGAAGTTGCTCCACTCAAATCTGTTTACGAAACACAGAAA ACTGAGTTGTCTGATGGCGTTGCTGTGTTGGTTGGCAACAATGACAGAATTCAGGGCATCATCAGTCAGCTAGAGGAAAGCTGCAGATCTGTGGAG GAGAATGGACGTCGGCAGAAGTCTCGTGTATGCGAGTGGTTTGATCGTCTGTATGCTCTTCTGGAAGAGCGCAGAGGAGAACTCACACTGAAGATCACCGCAGAACAGCAGGAGAAACTTGACTACATCGGTGGCCTACAGCGCAA GTACAGAGAGCACCTGGATAACACCGCCAAACTAGTGGAGACAGGAATTCAGACGATGGAGGAATCTGAGATGGCCATCTTCCTGCag AACACGAAGCCTCTACTACAAAA GATAGCAGAAGGCAGGAATGTTTCTCATTTAGAAAAGGTGGAACGTGGATATGAAAATATGGATCATTTCACAGTAAACTTCAGCCCTGAACGAAAAGCAATACTCAGCATAGATTTTACCAAAG ATGGTGATGACAgtgaagaggatgatgatgaggaggaagaATTAGCAGGTACTGTTATTCCAGAGACTCAGACATCTTCAGTGGCTATGCCTGCCCCGGCCCAGCAGAGGAAAACCCCTGTACCGAATCCTCCACCCATTGCAGCTTCAGGGGCTACACCCATCCCAACCCTGCAGAGACACACCCCTGTTCCAGCCTCTCCACCAATGGCAGCCGACTCCTCACTGATGTCAGCAAAACCTACCCAATCAGTGAACACCAACTCATCAGAGAACACACCCTTATTTAAACCCAATCCAGACTCCAGTCTCAACTCTTCCACAGATGCACCTGCTCAG CCTCATGGATCTTCTGAGGTTCTTCCTTCACCTGCTGTTTTTGGCTTCACTGCAGATATGTGTCCTGAGCGCCACCTGGAG catCATTTGCCTCCAGCATCACTCTTGGAtcctgtctgtgtgtttttgggCGCTTCTTCCTGCTAA
- the LOC127950511 gene encoding E3 ubiquitin-protein ligase TRIM63 isoform X2 has translation MESLERQLICPICLEIFTKPVVILPCQHNLCRKCANDIFQASNPYLPTRGGSTLGSGGRFRCPSCRHEVVLDRHGVYGLQRNLLVENIIDMYKQESSSSKPEPELKNDVLMCEEHQDEKINIYCVTCSVPTCSLCKVFGSHQSCEVAPLKSVYETQKTELSDGVAVLVGNNDRIQGIISQLEESCRSVEENGRRQKSRVCEWFDRLYALLEERRGELTLKITAEQQEKLDYIGGLQRKYREHLDNTAKLVETGIQTMEESEMAIFLQNTKPLLQKIAEGRNVSHLEKVERGYENMDHFTVNFSPERKAILSIDFTKDGDDSEEDDDEEEELAGTVIPETQTSSVAMPAPAQQRKTPVPNPPPIAASGATPIPTLQRHTPVPASPPMAADSSLMSAKPTQSVNTNSSENTPLFKPNPDSSLNSSTDAPAQPHGSSEVLPSPAVFGFTADMCPERHLEHHLPPASLLDPVCVFLGASSC, from the exons ATGGAGAGTTTGGAGAGACAGCTGATATGCCCTATTTGCCTTGAGATCTTCACCAAACCGGTGGTGATCTTACCGTGCCAGCACAACCTCTGCCGCAAATGTGCCAATGACATCTTTCAG GCCTCAAACCCCTACTTGCCCACACGAGGAGGTTCTACATTGGGCTCTGGCGGCCGGTTCCGCTGCCCATCCTGTAGGCATGAAGTGGTTCTGGATAGGCATGGGGTGTATGGCCTGCAGAGGAACCTGCTGGTGGAGAACATCATAGATATGTACAAACAGGAATCCAGCAG CAGTAAGCCTGAACCAGAACTGAAGAATGATGTGTTGATGTGTGAGGAGCATCAGGATGAGAAGATTAATATATATTGTGTGACCTGCTCTGTTCCCACTTGTTCACTTTGTAAAGTCTTTGGGAGTCATCAGTCCTGTGAAGTTGCTCCACTCAAATCTGTTTACGAAACACAGAAA ACTGAGTTGTCTGATGGCGTTGCTGTGTTGGTTGGCAACAATGACAGAATTCAGGGCATCATCAGTCAGCTAGAGGAAAGCTGCAGATCTGTGGAG GAGAATGGACGTCGGCAGAAGTCTCGTGTATGCGAGTGGTTTGATCGTCTGTATGCTCTTCTGGAAGAGCGCAGAGGAGAACTCACACTGAAGATCACCGCAGAACAGCAGGAGAAACTTGACTACATCGGTGGCCTACAGCGCAA GTACAGAGAGCACCTGGATAACACCGCCAAACTAGTGGAGACAGGAATTCAGACGATGGAGGAATCTGAGATGGCCATCTTCCTGCag AACACGAAGCCTCTACTACAAAA GATAGCAGAAGGCAGGAATGTTTCTCATTTAGAAAAGGTGGAACGTGGATATGAAAATATGGATCATTTCACAGTAAACTTCAGCCCTGAACGAAAAGCAATACTCAGCATAGATTTTACCAAAG ATGGTGATGACAgtgaagaggatgatgatgaggaggaagaATTAGCAGGTACTGTTATTCCAGAGACTCAGACATCTTCAGTGGCTATGCCTGCCCCGGCCCAGCAGAGGAAAACCCCTGTACCGAATCCTCCACCCATTGCAGCTTCAGGGGCTACACCCATCCCAACCCTGCAGAGACACACCCCTGTTCCAGCCTCTCCACCAATGGCAGCCGACTCCTCACTGATGTCAGCAAAACCTACCCAATCAGTGAACACCAACTCATCAGAGAACACACCCTTATTTAAACCCAATCCAGACTCCAGTCTCAACTCTTCCACAGATGCACCTGCTCAG CCTCATGGATCTTCTGAGGTTCTTCCTTCACCTGCTGTTTTTGGCTTCACTGCAGATATGTGTCCTGAGCGCCACCTGGAG catCATTTGCCTCCAGCATCACTCTTGGAtcctgtctgtgtgtttttgggCGCTTCTTCCTGCTAA
- the LOC127950511 gene encoding E3 ubiquitin-protein ligase TRIM63 isoform X5 produces MESLERQLICPICLEIFTKPVVILPCQHNLCRKCANDIFQASNPYLPTRGGSTLGSGGRFRCPSCRHEVVLDRHGVYGLQRNLLVENIIDMYKQESSSSKPEPELKNDVLMCEEHQDEKINIYCVTCSVPTCSLCKVFGSHQSCEVAPLKSVYETQKTELSDGVAVLVGNNDRIQGIISQLEESCRSVEENGRRQKSRVCEWFDRLYALLEERRGELTLKITAEQQEKLDYIGGLQRKYREHLDNTAKLVETGIQTMEESEMAIFLQNTKPLLQKIAEGRNVSHLEKVERGYENMDHFTVNFSPERKAILSIDFTKDGDDSEEDDDEEEELAGTVIPETQTSSVAMPAPAQQRKTPVPNPPPIAASGATPIPTLQRHTPVPASPPMAADSSLMSAKPTQSVNTNSSENTPLFKPNPDSSLNSSTDAPAQVTPDLNQTSEDGPRHVFSFSWLNMPK; encoded by the exons ATGGAGAGTTTGGAGAGACAGCTGATATGCCCTATTTGCCTTGAGATCTTCACCAAACCGGTGGTGATCTTACCGTGCCAGCACAACCTCTGCCGCAAATGTGCCAATGACATCTTTCAG GCCTCAAACCCCTACTTGCCCACACGAGGAGGTTCTACATTGGGCTCTGGCGGCCGGTTCCGCTGCCCATCCTGTAGGCATGAAGTGGTTCTGGATAGGCATGGGGTGTATGGCCTGCAGAGGAACCTGCTGGTGGAGAACATCATAGATATGTACAAACAGGAATCCAGCAG CAGTAAGCCTGAACCAGAACTGAAGAATGATGTGTTGATGTGTGAGGAGCATCAGGATGAGAAGATTAATATATATTGTGTGACCTGCTCTGTTCCCACTTGTTCACTTTGTAAAGTCTTTGGGAGTCATCAGTCCTGTGAAGTTGCTCCACTCAAATCTGTTTACGAAACACAGAAA ACTGAGTTGTCTGATGGCGTTGCTGTGTTGGTTGGCAACAATGACAGAATTCAGGGCATCATCAGTCAGCTAGAGGAAAGCTGCAGATCTGTGGAG GAGAATGGACGTCGGCAGAAGTCTCGTGTATGCGAGTGGTTTGATCGTCTGTATGCTCTTCTGGAAGAGCGCAGAGGAGAACTCACACTGAAGATCACCGCAGAACAGCAGGAGAAACTTGACTACATCGGTGGCCTACAGCGCAA GTACAGAGAGCACCTGGATAACACCGCCAAACTAGTGGAGACAGGAATTCAGACGATGGAGGAATCTGAGATGGCCATCTTCCTGCag AACACGAAGCCTCTACTACAAAA GATAGCAGAAGGCAGGAATGTTTCTCATTTAGAAAAGGTGGAACGTGGATATGAAAATATGGATCATTTCACAGTAAACTTCAGCCCTGAACGAAAAGCAATACTCAGCATAGATTTTACCAAAG ATGGTGATGACAgtgaagaggatgatgatgaggaggaagaATTAGCAGGTACTGTTATTCCAGAGACTCAGACATCTTCAGTGGCTATGCCTGCCCCGGCCCAGCAGAGGAAAACCCCTGTACCGAATCCTCCACCCATTGCAGCTTCAGGGGCTACACCCATCCCAACCCTGCAGAGACACACCCCTGTTCCAGCCTCTCCACCAATGGCAGCCGACTCCTCACTGATGTCAGCAAAACCTACCCAATCAGTGAACACCAACTCATCAGAGAACACACCCTTATTTAAACCCAATCCAGACTCCAGTCTCAACTCTTCCACAGATGCACCTGCTCAG GTAACTCCCGATCTCAACCAGACATCCGAGGATGGCCCACGCCACGTTTTCTCTTTTTCCTGGTTAAATatgccaaaataa
- the LOC127950511 gene encoding E3 ubiquitin-protein ligase TRIM63 isoform X3: MESLERQLICPICLEIFTKPVVILPCQHNLCRKCANDIFQASNPYLPTRGGSTLGSGGRFRCPSCRHEVVLDRHGVYGLQRNLLVENIIDMYKQESSSSSKPEPELKNDVLMCEEHQDEKINIYCVTCSVPTCSLCKVFGSHQSCEVAPLKSVYETQKTELSDGVAVLVGNNDRIQGIISQLEESCRSVEENGRRQKSRVCEWFDRLYALLEERRGELTLKITAEQQEKLDYIGGLQRKYREHLDNTAKLVETGIQTMEESEMAIFLQNTKPLLQKIAEGRNVSHLEKVERGYENMDHFTVNFSPERKAILSIDFTKDGDDSEEDDDEEEELAGTVIPETQTSSVAMPAPAQQRKTPVPNPPPIAASGATPIPTLQRHTPVPASPPMAADSSLMSAKPTQSVNTNSSENTPLFKPNPDSSLNSSTDAPAQPHGSSEVLPSPAVFGFTADMCPERHLEKLY, from the exons ATGGAGAGTTTGGAGAGACAGCTGATATGCCCTATTTGCCTTGAGATCTTCACCAAACCGGTGGTGATCTTACCGTGCCAGCACAACCTCTGCCGCAAATGTGCCAATGACATCTTTCAG GCCTCAAACCCCTACTTGCCCACACGAGGAGGTTCTACATTGGGCTCTGGCGGCCGGTTCCGCTGCCCATCCTGTAGGCATGAAGTGGTTCTGGATAGGCATGGGGTGTATGGCCTGCAGAGGAACCTGCTGGTGGAGAACATCATAGATATGTACAAACAGGAATCCAGCAG CAGCAGTAAGCCTGAACCAGAACTGAAGAATGATGTGTTGATGTGTGAGGAGCATCAGGATGAGAAGATTAATATATATTGTGTGACCTGCTCTGTTCCCACTTGTTCACTTTGTAAAGTCTTTGGGAGTCATCAGTCCTGTGAAGTTGCTCCACTCAAATCTGTTTACGAAACACAGAAA ACTGAGTTGTCTGATGGCGTTGCTGTGTTGGTTGGCAACAATGACAGAATTCAGGGCATCATCAGTCAGCTAGAGGAAAGCTGCAGATCTGTGGAG GAGAATGGACGTCGGCAGAAGTCTCGTGTATGCGAGTGGTTTGATCGTCTGTATGCTCTTCTGGAAGAGCGCAGAGGAGAACTCACACTGAAGATCACCGCAGAACAGCAGGAGAAACTTGACTACATCGGTGGCCTACAGCGCAA GTACAGAGAGCACCTGGATAACACCGCCAAACTAGTGGAGACAGGAATTCAGACGATGGAGGAATCTGAGATGGCCATCTTCCTGCag AACACGAAGCCTCTACTACAAAA GATAGCAGAAGGCAGGAATGTTTCTCATTTAGAAAAGGTGGAACGTGGATATGAAAATATGGATCATTTCACAGTAAACTTCAGCCCTGAACGAAAAGCAATACTCAGCATAGATTTTACCAAAG ATGGTGATGACAgtgaagaggatgatgatgaggaggaagaATTAGCAGGTACTGTTATTCCAGAGACTCAGACATCTTCAGTGGCTATGCCTGCCCCGGCCCAGCAGAGGAAAACCCCTGTACCGAATCCTCCACCCATTGCAGCTTCAGGGGCTACACCCATCCCAACCCTGCAGAGACACACCCCTGTTCCAGCCTCTCCACCAATGGCAGCCGACTCCTCACTGATGTCAGCAAAACCTACCCAATCAGTGAACACCAACTCATCAGAGAACACACCCTTATTTAAACCCAATCCAGACTCCAGTCTCAACTCTTCCACAGATGCACCTGCTCAG CCTCATGGATCTTCTGAGGTTCTTCCTTCACCTGCTGTTTTTGGCTTCACTGCAGATATGTGTCCTGAGCGCCACCTGGAG AAGCTCTACTGA